From the genome of Magnolia sinica isolate HGM2019 chromosome 12, MsV1, whole genome shotgun sequence:
ACAAGGTTCTTTTCTTTATATCTCTTCAGCACTAATTTCAAGTACTAAAGGCACTCGCTAAATGAAGAACCAAAGATAGAGatgtcgtccatgaagacctgtAAAAACTGCCTTACTATGTTAGAAAAACATACATTGCTAAAATGTGGTGGGtacattacacagtccgaatgacattcTTCAGTAAGTGAATGTgctaaaaggacatgtaaatgtgatttTTTCCTAATCTTCTAAGGCTATTaatatctgattgtagcctgaatacccaccTAGGAAGAAATAGAAGGAATGACCTGCTAACCTTTCTAAAATCTGGTCAACAAAGGGCAAATGGAAGTAgttcttgtgacggtattcaatttttggtagtcaatgcacattctctgaccagtagtgactctatttggcatgagttcattatccgCATTTGTTACAATGATAATCCTAGACTTCTTAAGTACCACTTAAGTTGAACTCACTTATTGgatatcagatatagggtatatgattcTTACATCTAAAAACTTTAATACCTTAGCCTTAAcaacttcctttatgtttggatttaaacGACATTGTGGTTGTCTAGATATTTTAACGTTGTCTTCAaggtgaatgcggtgagtacaaatcaaagggttgaTTCTCTTGAGGTTCGTGATAGACCATTtaagggctcctttgtgttcTTTGAGAGTAGAAATCAATATACTCTCTTATTCCTTATCCAAGTGCGAAGAAATCATCACtgtatatgtctcatcttgacccaaataagtGTATTTAAGGTCAAGaggcaaatgttttaggtcaagcttcagtgctttgACACTGGATGGTAGAGGCTTTAAGTCAATTAAAGGTAGTCGTTCAAATTCAAGCTTCCACTAGTTAGTTTCAACTACTGGCATTGCATTAAGcaagacatccatctccctaattatgtcattaTGTAAATTAGTGGAGTGTGTCAGGCATGTCTCTAAAGTGTCAGAGTATAAAGTCAAAAGTTACTTATCTTCTACATATGAATCTATCTGATTAAACCCGTGGATGTTATCACCATCCTTTTGTTGTTTGCACATATTAAAAAATTTCATCTCAAGTAGTGTTATATTTCCAACGGACAACTTCATAatctcattcctacaattaattataGTGTTTGATATGACTAGGAATGGTCGACCAAGGATAACAAGAATATGAGTGGTAGTATCTAGGTTGCGTATCTATAACAATAAAAtttactagatagtagaatttatagACTTGGACAACTACATCCTCTATCATCCCTCTTGGTGTACAAATTGAACAATGAAGAACATATCAAAAACTTCATGCTTGGATTTTAAAAGATAAACTCCGGTCATATGtgtgcaaatatatatatatatatatatatatatatatatatatatatatatatatatatatatatatatatatatatatatatatatatatatataatggtgtggatgtaaggcatgtATAAAACGGAGGCCCgaagtcagggatccaccgaagccgcgcccatcagtaggcaatccgcgtctccTTACCCCATGCTTGTTGTTGGTGGGGCCTTCATCTTAAACTGTTCCGATCATCCACCGGCGGATCCCAACCATCGGATGATATGGGTAGCtaaaccatgtggggcccacccataatGTAATTATCATATGTTAGATCTGCGTGGAGCCCAATCGTGATGTGTATATGGAATACAAACCGTCCATCCGGTGCACCTTCTCATGTTCACCGTATACACCAAGAATCATCCTGATCAAATTTCAGGTGTGCACACTACAGTAAGAAATGTACAAGACACCCAAAACATATAtatccacgtggtgtggcccacctgcgtttTCGAATTGCGTGAGTTTTGAATGTCTCTCCATGCTGATGGAGCGCACCTGATGAAGGGATTGAATGGCAAATACACAACACTGggccccacattccatctggacGCTTTTACGCTTGGCGTCAACCTCCCCACTGTTCCCttcagtatggcccacctgagttatgaatCAGGCTCGATTTGGGATCTAGGCCTAACATGCCTATCCCAGATCTAGGTAGGCTCAATATAGGCTTGAGCTTATTTACTTTTGgaatgggacccacttacaaTTTTAAAGGCCCGAGGATTGGCCGTGCATAAACGGCTGGCCTGGGCTGGAACAAGACCAAGTTCCCTAGCTGGTGGGCTGGGCTTGTAATGTAGAGTAGGTCGCATacaatttcatggctaagatgggaccagaaaaggcccgattaGTGATACGGATCGTCGGAACCTTAAAATGAATGTATcttgcaaactagaatgagttatccgATGTGCTATACATAATTTTGAAgtaggagaagctattttagccaCCTAACCCTACACCAACCCCACCATGCTGGGTTGCTCATTttgaatttgtgagatttcatcacATCGGCAGtcgaaatttcattttattttcagttttatattgtaacttttcatccgttgcggctttaggagttgtatccaacacaaaaagtgcttagaaaaattaggagaatagtaCGGtcaagccaaataggatactaattatttttggctgaaaaccatgacgTCCAGTAAAAATCATGACCGGCTATGAATGGTAAGTTcagtatttatagtaagtcacgatatatgggagttttagttgtattttGATTCCGAAACTTGTTCTTAGGGTTCATGTTagtatgtataataagctcatatatatatatatatatatatatatatatatatatatatatatatatatatatatatatcatcaatcaATATATTATTACGAATTTGAAGTTTggtggattcgaaatagttattTCCCAAGGAAGACGGttctcaacctcatcacgtccatccctccGTCGGCTTGTACTGGGACTGGGCCTTGTGTTATCTCCTGTGTTCGGCTTTGACAAGCATTAGCATGGCCCACCACAGAGAGGCCTGAGAGATGAAAGAACTGATTTACCACACATGCACCAATATGGAATACGTGTGTGAAGGCCCAATTCTCCAGTGGGCCACTCGGTTAAGGTAAAAATATAGATTATGGTTCCTTTTTTACGGTAACCGGCCATTCTTAACCAGCCTGTTTTTTTTAGGGCcatggcatggtctacttgatgaatggcctggatctcataCATGTTTACTACCAGCATTTCTCCTCATCTTATGGCTAATGGCTTACATAGTGAGTCATTCTGAGTTAACTCAGGTGTAGACACCTCAACTCAGTGATTTTAAGAACCTAAACCCACAAAAAAGAATTGGGCCTTCTTTTGGGCTTCACACAAGTTGAATTTTTCAAATCTTTGTGTCTTACTCTTTCAATGTATACATCCGAAAAAACCCGAAAATGTGGGAATTCAATCCATAGATTGCTACTCATTTCTCACATTATTCCAAACGGGTTTTCCATTCCTTCAGATTCCTCTGCGGCGAATGAACCTTTCGACTTCGATGATCGTCATCTTGAGGACGACGGTGGAGATGAATCCTTACCCTTCTTTCGCCTCATTTTCTTAGGAATTTTTGGTAGATCACTTGGAGAGTCTGCGAAGATCGCCGACGCTGGATGTACTCCCATAGATTGCTGAAAATCTGTTGGTACATACATTGGGCGGTGTATAAGTATGGATATTAAAGTGAAGTATGAGATCAAGCAACTGATCGGACAGTTCTGAATACCCTAATAGGTGCCAAATTTAGGTTACTGTGGATGTAATTGATGGTGAGCcaattggacagtccagatcgatGAGATGTGGGCAAATTGTTATTGGGTCCTTTGAAAGGTTTGAGAGGCAGGTGGTTGGGCTTTCCTGGTCCAACCCAGAGAGAGCTGTGATATGGTGGCTCTATTTCTTGAATGTCCATAAACGGGCCAGACCTGACCTTGGTTTAACATCTTTTCAGATTAATGGGTCAGGCCTGACGTGGTCTAGATCTGGCCATTGCTACTGTTAGTTTTGGACACCTGTGGCAAGGGGAACCGAAAGATGTGGGCCAATCTTTTTAGATCCATGGCACCCAAGTTGGCGTCATTACGATGACTGAAGCGAACGGCTTGATGTATTTACCTACTCAGGTGGCCCATTATTCTCCACCGTTCAATCAGGCCCCCCAGGGCACTAAGCAAGTCTGTACTTGAAATAGCAAGTAAAATGGGCCCATCTGGCCCATGCCAAGAGGGCCCAGCCCAAATTGTGCTGGACTTGGTCTGATGCCCTGGAACCAGAATCCAAGGATTCCTTGTCCGTTTCTAATTTGGGGCGTGTTTGGGTATTCCATTATCTTAAATTGTCCATTGAAGGTGGACAGGAGTTCTATGTACATCTCAGTGCCAATCCTGAATTTACGAATGCAAGGGATCCAAACAGACCCGAGAAATCCTAATCTGAGCGTCCAAAGCAATTCCAATCGACGGTGGAGGATGATCTGGGAAGACCATCTGATGTGTTCCAATAGGAACAAGAAAATCCCAATCTGGCTATGGTCCTGACTTGGCTggtaccctgaccgtggggccaacTCATGCCTCACCCAAGAAAGTGAGGCCATTGCCGTGGggccaccttatatatatatatatatatatatatatatatataccctacatccacgccgtccatccatttttccagatcacttTAGCTTGTGAGCCGAAAAGTgataaagatccaaaactcaggtggaccataccattagaaacagtggtgattgaaggacctaccattaaaaattcccagggcccactgtaatcatcctgtaatgttcatttgccatccaacatattggtaaggtcacatgaACATGGATGAatgcaaaaaaacaaatatcagcttgatccaaaactcgtaTGGCTTATTAATGGACAATCACCACGTTTTATaaaagtatggtccaccatggagcaggatctgcttcatttttggtgtcatgcctgaaataatatgaaaaaaagaaTGGATGatgatggatataaaatacatacatcaaggtgggccgcaccgtcttgggtgagtccggggtcTCCCCTAATCCTCCGTCCTCATTTGTGGCATGAGACctagaaatctcaggtggaccacgccaaaggACGGtagtgaataactattaaaaacatttcgtgggtgggcctgtttggccgggcaggctggattggattagattgtattagaagggattggaaggagcaatcccgggattggccgggcgagCCAAACAAGCACGATGAAATTCTGCCTGGAttggagcaatcccatgggattgccagcaatccactgacatcactatcattaccttgaaatccacccaatccttcctaaacccacctaatcccatgatttttgcctgggacatgtttggatgaacaaattggaagggattggctgggcgtAATCCCGGGATTGACCAGGCGGGCCAAACATACTTGGTGGTAGATTCCCTGGATTTAGCAATCCCATGTGATTGCCTGCAATCCACTGACACACCCTATTACAATCTAATCCCGTGGGatgggcctgtccaaacacgcccttaagtgGTTTTCCTTTATGGATGTCCTTGTgatcttttcaataggttttaatggcaaataaatattagagtgggccctaggaagttttgtgtgatcttatcaacagacaGTGAATGAAGATTAGAGTGGGCCccgggaattttttaatggtgggtgttcaatgaccactgtttcctgtggtgtggtccacctgagatttgtaaatgcttcatttttgggcttatgcaataaaatgagttggcaaagcGGATGGACCGTATAGATATAGAACGCATAcgatgtggtgggccccacggttagggtaCCACCCACATAGCGATTCTGGGGTACCAGCCGAGCCGCGCCCTCCGGGTGTTCAAGGTTTCACTCctgtaaaaaaattcaaataatatCCCGGTGGTGCCTGTGATCTATAGCCATAGATGCGGCACAAATAGgagagatctgaaccgttcatcagttgAGCACTACCCTAGAGGGTCCATAGATCAAATGCATGGTCCTAACCAAACGAATTAcaagatcatatatatatatatatatatatcgagagagagagagagagagagagagagagagagagagatgaagaagaagaaaaaccttGAGAAGACCATGAGGCAACGCCCACACAACTCGGATCCCTTGAATGGCCAAAGTGACTTAGCTGTGTCGATGAAAAATCGGATGCTGTCTTGAACTCATTCATCTgcatttgggatttttttttttaattaaatgtaAATGattcatttctcaaaaaacaaaaaacaaaaaacaaaaaagaaaagaaagaaaaaatacatcataCCAACATACATAGATTGCCTAACACatcagaaaataaaaagaaaaaaatagtttGTAAAATGTAATACATACCCAACTTGGTGCATTCACAGATGTGCCATCCCACCCTATATGTGACACGTGTCTTACATCCGTTGGGTACCCAATCTCCATCTCATGCTCCTTATAAACTGCTGCAAGAACCAATTTTTAGAGACCATAGATAAAGGTTAATATCATGTGATATGTCCACACACAATTATTAAGATTTTCAACTATTGCACATCCCAAATTAACCTGGTGGATTGAAATGGCAATTTTAGGGTGGAAATGTCAATTCAAGAAACATTGAGTCATTTATAAGAAaggtaaaaacaaaaaacaaaaaacaaaaatattaccaAAGATTTGGGAGATGTATTTGATCCCTTTAAAGATCCCTTTCATCTTGGTAGCCATGGAAGACTTCTTTCAACTGCAATAATCCCTTCACATggtaaaatgagagagaaaaaaagtaATAAAATGATGTTGTTagagatgatttttttttgttttttttttttggtttttgtttttagaGATGTTGTTAGGATTGTGTTTGAACTTTGAAAATGTTGGTATTATTATGGTAGTAAAGGAAATGCATTAGATGTTCTTTAAATGCTCTCTCAATCGAAAGGGCAATACCAAATTGCATTTCAAACAAGCAAATGACATTTGACCCCCACTTTTTGAGACCCGCATGCACACACATTGTAGTGATTTAAGTCATttttgcacaaaaaaaaaataataataataataaataaataaaaatggggGTGTAATATTAAAAAGGAGAGGGTGTAAATAGACTGTCCCTTTCTGATGTTCATTATCTGGATACAGTCTATGAGTCGGAGAAAATAAAAGAACTTGCCATTTCCATGCAACAAAAACCAAGAAAGAGAGATACTGATAGATTCATACCTTTAAAAGACCATGAATAACATGGGAAGGGCTCTGATATTCAATTGAAGAGCCTCTCTACTTTCTATTCCTAACCATGTCTCTCAGATATTGAGGGAAATGCATGGAACTTGAACTCTTGTACCGTAGTGTAGGAAACCCAAAcgcccagagagagagagagagagagagagagagagagagagagagagagaacaaggcCAAAAACCATAAAACCTCTGAATGAGAGGGCGCAGTGAAGGCTTTAAAGAAGCAAATCAATGCCATTTATTATTGGTTGTTGTGTTGAATGAGTAAAAATCTCTCTCCTATACACCCTTGAGAAGAGAGATCTTTAAAACCAGGAATTATTTTATTCATTACAGGATAAGAACCCTTTCATTACAGGATAAGAACCCTGTGTTAGTTCACTACCATTATACCCTTCTCACTTGCATACATTcgcagctatccagaccatccaaactctGGAAGCCACTTGTGGAGAGTATAGATCGATGACCAccttgatcaagcaatcctaaccgtcAAGTTGGTGGTTATCAAGTGGATTGTTAGAAGAAAAATACTGAAGCAGCTTAAATTAAGAAAACAAATTAGATGGTTAATTAATTACTACCACGGTTTGTAGGTGAATGCTCCATCCATGATCGGTTCATCAGTTTGGACGGTCTGTATCATCAGAAATCTGTGCCATCGCTAAGGGGAATGAGTCGCTATTATTTTATAGCAATGGTGAAGGATCAGGGGAGTGTAGCTGTTTCATATACACTGAGAAAGGTTGGTGGTCCGTTGTGGTGGGACCGCAATCGTCTCCATCAACTacggctgtcaatgggtaccgGGG
Proteins encoded in this window:
- the LOC131221386 gene encoding CRIB domain-containing protein RIC10 isoform X1, which produces MATKMKGIFKGIKYISQIFAVYKEHEMEIGYPTDVRHVSHIGWDGTSVNAPSWMNEFKTASDFSSTQLSHFGHSRDPSCVGVASWSSQDFQQSMGVHPASAIFADSPSDLPKIPKKMRRKKGKDSSPPSSSR
- the LOC131221386 gene encoding CRIB domain-containing protein RIC10 isoform X2, with amino-acid sequence MATKMKGIFKGIKYISQIFVYKEHEMEIGYPTDVRHVSHIGWDGTSVNAPSWMNEFKTASDFSSTQLSHFGHSRDPSCVGVASWSSQDFQQSMGVHPASAIFADSPSDLPKIPKKMRRKKGKDSSPPSSSR